A genomic stretch from Lathyrus oleraceus cultivar Zhongwan6 chromosome 2, CAAS_Psat_ZW6_1.0, whole genome shotgun sequence includes:
- the LOC127117667 gene encoding uncharacterized protein LOC127117667, which produces MESPTFVSKARTAFHSAAAKAERVLLDFKSDRDQEKQSPNSLTRQSEVESPSSEKDSKVRSETKPKKWRPPHIGIKQDWQDKFKNIRIGRKEEAEDTDKTGDANMAIPFYDENLYILNVKNDLEAKASEAMPSVEGLTAATKDPIPPSSVLKQLSIAVEAGTKAKSMKDFIASSGSSSPARERVGLSLSAVKALVLREKEDKLTSEFSSDEKVVHLVNSLFDPEGDFLRRKINSSSEENDITSLPRDIHGAPPETLVIKLAEVIGNYKTLRKMALFWFRVVAELRKFWSEEQYLPGVPQNEIPDLKTCLLYQQFQVINCCISRKRLRIIATESLESMMMQASSNIKESANDDDGAPAGPVLYARLNTGERVLRLGADCQSGDLTLLETGEPVYSPVTQEGPLLTEDLIRETEEFVLRTGSVGAGCSQLLSDMQAFKAANPGCILEDFVRWHSPPDWTDNEASIEDSDVFDSGESLSIRGQLSRRMQKEGNLWRELWLTSKPVPAVKQAPLFDEDLAVEGILNAFEDIHPLELFGQLFVSLLGLGFAIAEPMLSSSKDFSKLFSDCKEYIVATCQNNKWSEKVDDLVQVYDTLETMLLNPEEALKMMKQTEESNTVTDEPKSRFKRLSLIFSSKDKVSKKNPSKDQTNDEEKSTRQSFSSFFENKSSLFSKKPPRSGSPSPSENPPLETDWTIV; this is translated from the exons ATGGAATCACCTACTTTTGTTTCAAAAGCGAGGACAGCCTTTCATTCCGCTGCTGCGAAAGCGGAACGTGTTCTCCTTGACTTCAAATCGGATCGAG ATCAAGAGAAACAATCTCCTAATAGCTTGACGAGGCAATCTGAAGTTGAATCTCCAAGCAGCGAGAAAGATAGCAAG GTTCGCAGTGAAACTAAGCCTAAAAAGTGGAGACCTCCGCATATAGGGATAAAGCAAGATTGGCAAGATAAGTTTAAGAACATTCGGATAGGGAGAAAAGAAGAAGCTGAAGATACAGATAAAACTGGGGATGCAAACATGGCAATTCCATTTTATGATGAGAATTTGTATATCCTGAATGTGAAGAATGATCTTGAGGCAAAG GCTTCTGAAGCAATGCCATCTGTAGAAGGCCTAACTGCTGCGACTAAAGATCCCATTCCTCCATCCTCTGTGTTGAAGCAATTGTCTATAGCTGTCGA GGCTGGAACTAAGGCCAAGTCCATGAAAGATTTTATAGCTTCATCAGGAAGTTCTTCACCTGCCAGAGAGAGGGTAGGCTTAAGTCTCTCTGCAGTTAAGGCTTTAGTGTTGCGAGAAAAGGAGGATAAACTTACCTCTGAGTTTAGTAGCGATGAGAAAGTTGTGCATTTGGTCAATTCTCTTTTTGATCCAG AGGGAGATTTCCTTAGAAGGAAGATCAATTCCAGTTCAGAGGAAAATGACATAACATCTTTGCCAAGAGATATTCACGGTGCTCCTCCTGAAACTCTTGTCATAAAGTTGGCTGAAGTTATTGGAAACTACAAGACCCTCCGAAAAATGGCTCTCTTCTGGTTCAGGGTTGTTGCTGAA CTGAGAAAATTTTGGTCTGAAGAACAATATTTACCTGGAGTCCCCCAGAACGAGATTCCAGATCTGAAAACATGTCTTCTGTATCAACAATTTCAAGTAATTAATTGTTGTATTTCTCGGAAGAGGCTCCGTATCATTGCGACTGAATCTCTAGAATCTATGATGATGCAAGCTAGTTCAAACATTAAAGAATCAGCCAATGATGATGATGGAGCTCCTGCAGGCCCGGTTTTATATGCTAGATTAAATACCGGGGAGCGTGTTCTTCGACTTGGTGCTGATTGCCAGTCTGGTGATTTGACATTGTTGGAAACTGGCGAGCCCGTGTACTCTCCTGTCACCCAG GAAGGACCTTTGCTTACAGAAGATTTAATCAGAGAAACAGAGGAGTTTGTGCTACGGACTGGGAG TGTTGGGGCTGGCTGCTCGCAACTTCTCTCAGATATGCAGGCTTTCAAG GCAGCGAATCCTGGATGTATTTTGGAGGATTTTGTAAGATGGCACTCACCTCCTGATTGGACAGACAATGAGGCTAGTATTGAGGACAGTGATGTTTTTGACAGCGGCGAGTCATTGTCTATCAGAGGCCAGCTAAGCCGGCGTATGCAAAAAGAAG GTAATTTGTGGCGTGAATTGTGGCTAACATCTAAACCAGTACCAGCTGTTAAGCAGGCACCTCTCTTCGATGAGGATTTGGCAGT AGAGGGCATACTCAATGCATTTGAAGACATCCATCCTTTAGAGCTTTTTGGACAGTTGTTTGTCTCTTTA CTTGGCTTAGGATTTGCGATTGCTGAACCTATGCTGTCCAGTAGCAAGGATTTCTCAAAGTTGTTCAGTGACTGCAAGGAGTACATAGTTGCTACTTGCCAAAACAACAAATGGAGTGAAAAAGTTGATGACCTTGTCCAG GTATATGACACATTGGAGACAATGTTACTGAATCCTGAAGAAGCATTGAAGATGATGAAACAGACAGAAGAATCAAATACGGTTACTGATGAACCAAAGAGCCGGTTTAAGCGGCTTAGCCTTATCTTCAGCAGCAAAGATAAAGTATCCAAAAAAAACCCGTCAAAAGATCAAACAAACGATGAAGAAAAGTCAACTCGACAATCTTTCTCAAGTTTCTTTGAAAACAAGTCATCTTTATTTTCAAAGAAGCCTCCTAGGTCTGGAAGCCCTTCTCCTTCCGAGAATCCTCCTCTCGAAACCGATTGGACAATTGTTTAA
- the LOC127117668 gene encoding uncharacterized protein LOC127117668, with translation MTCLHLHASLFPMHAKLKQQQQHHVGMEHTTKLLWGEPSMTNPHCKSFSSASSLRTKAIPDFIVVAATSPPKPRDPSTFLPISLLLVSVYFISNFVVPDILTKYFGFDKVNEEKKVEVDDVEDE, from the exons ATGACTTGCCTCCACCTCCACGCTTCATTGTTTCCCATGCATGCAAAACTcaaacagcagcaacaacatcatgTAGGGATGGAGCATACTACAAAACTACTCTGGGGTGAGCCAAGCATGACTAATCCACATTGCAAGAGCTTTTCTTCAGCAAGTTCATTGAGGACCAAGGCAATTCCAGATTTcattgttgttgctgctactTCTCCGCCCAAACCCCGTGACCCATCTACCTTTCTTCCAATAAG TCTCCTGCTTGTATCAGTATACTTCATATCAAATTTCGTCGTGCCGGATATTCTTACCAAATATTTTGGATTCGATAAAGTGAATGAAGAGAAGAAGGTTGAGGTTGATGATGTAGAGGATGAGTAG